In a genomic window of Carassius gibelio isolate Cgi1373 ecotype wild population from Czech Republic chromosome A3, carGib1.2-hapl.c, whole genome shotgun sequence:
- the LOC127951352 gene encoding multidrug resistance-associated protein 1 isoform X4, with protein sequence MLYNVLRSPMSFFERTPSGNLVNRFAKETDTIDSVIPSIIKMFMGSMFNVLGSCAVILIATPLVAIIIPPLGLFYFFVQRFYVASSRQLKRLESVSRSPVYTHFNETLLGTSVIRAFGEQQRFIRESDGRVDHNQKAYFPSIVANRWLAVRLEFVGNCIVTFAALFAVMARDSLSPGIMGLSISYALQVTASLNWLVRMSSELETNIVAVEKVKEYGDTEKEAEWRSEHSTLPAGWPTAGHIEIHNFGLRYREDLELAISDISVNIEGGEKVGIVGRTGAGKSSLTLGLFRIIEASQGEIRVDGVNIAELGLHELRSRITIIPQDPVLFSGSLRMNLDPFDGYTDEEVWRALELAHLKNFVSGLSDKLNHECSEGGENLSLGQRQLVCLARALLRKTKILVLDEATAAVDLETDDLIQSTIRTQFEDCTVLTIAHRLNTIMDYTRVLVLDKGQMAEFDSPSNLIAKKGIFYKMAKDSGLI encoded by the exons CCCATGTCTTTCTTCGAACGCACACCCAGTGGCAATCTGGTCAACCGCTTTGCCAAAGAGACGGACACCATTGACTCGGTCATCCCTAGCATCATAAAAATGTTCATGGGCTCCATGTTTAATGTGCTGGGCTCATGTGCTGTCATCCTCATTGCCACACCGCTGGTAGCCATCATCATCCCGCCGCTGGGCCTGTTCTACTTCTTTGTACAG CGTTTTTACGTGGCGTCCTCTCGGCAGCTGAAACGACTGGAGTCTGTGAGTCGCTCTCCTGTCTACACACACTTCAACGAGACACTACTGGGAACCAGCGTGATCAGAGCATTTGGAGAACAGCAACGCTTCATCAGAGAGAGTGACGGCAGAGTGGACCACAACCAAAAAGCTTATTTCCCCAGCATTGTAGCCAACCG ATGGTTGGCAGTGAGGTTAGAGTTTGTGGGAAACTGTATTGTGACATTTGCAGCCCTTTTTGCAGTGATGGCCAGGGACAGTCTGAGTCCAGGTATCATGGGGCTGTCCATCTCCTATGCGCTGCAG GTCACAGCATCTCTGAACTGGCTGGTGCGGATGTCCTCTGAGCTGGAAACTAACATAGTGGCAGTGGAGAAGGTGAAGGAATATGGAGACACAGAGAAAGAG GCTGAATGGAGGTCGGAGCACTCAACTCTGCCTGCTGGCTGGCCGACCGCTGGTCATATTGAAATCCACAACTTTGGCTTGAGATACAGAGAGGACTTAGAGCTGGCTATTTCTGATATCTCAGTCAACATTGAGGGAGGAGAAAAG gTGGGAATTGTGGGTAGGACAGGAGCAGGAAAGTCCTCTTTGACATTAGGGCTCTTCCGAATCATCGAGGCGTCTCAAGGGGAGATCCGTGTCGATGGAGTCAACATTGCTGAGCTTGGCCTGCATGAGCTACGATCCAGAATCACAATCATTCCTCAG GATCCAGTGCTGTTCTCTGGTTCCTTGCGTATGAATCTGGACCCCTTTGATGGCTACACTGATGAGGAGGTCTGGAGAGCATTGGAGCTCGCACATCTCAAGAACTTTGTGTCTGGCCTTTCTGACAAACTCAACCATGAGTGTTCAGAGGGAGGAGAGAATCTCAG TTTGGGTCAGCGGCAGCTGGTTTGCCTGGCTCGAGCTCTCCTCAGGAAGACCAAGATTCTGGTTTTGGATGAAGCCACTGCAGCTGTAGACCTGGAGACGGACGATCTGATTCAGTCCACTATCCGAACTCAGTTTGAGGACTGCACCGTTCTGACCATCGCACACCGTCTCAACACCATCATGGACTACACAAG GGTGCTGGTTCTCGATAAAGGCCAGATGGCAGAATTTGATTCTCCGTCCAATTTAATTGCCAAGAAGGGAATTTTCTACAAGATGGCCAAAGACTCAGGTTTGATCTGA